From a single Apium graveolens cultivar Ventura chromosome 2, ASM990537v1, whole genome shotgun sequence genomic region:
- the LOC141706650 gene encoding glycine-rich protein DC7.1-like produces MGSKIFLLLGLSIAFALLISSEVAARDLAETTSKTDGAGLDGGYHGGGGHYNGGGGHGGGGGGHYNGGGSHHGGGGGGCRHYCHGRCCSAAEEAALEGATLDGGYHGGGGGHYNGGGSHHGGGGGGGHYNGGGSHHGGGGGGCRHYCHGRCCSAAEEATLKATEAKPQN; encoded by the exons ATGGGTTCTAAAATTTTCTTGCTACTTGGTCTGTCAATTGCTTTTGCTCTTCTCATTAGTTCAGAAGTTGCAGCCAGAGACTTGGCTGAAACTACTTCCAAGA CTGACGGTGCTGGTTTAGACGGTGGATACCACGGAGGCGGTGGCCACTACAATGGAGGAGGCGGCCACGGTGGTGGAGGCGGAGGCCACTACAATGGAGGAGGAAGTCACCACGGTGGTGGAGGCGGCGGCTGCCGTCACTATTGCCATGGTAGGTGTTGTTCTGCAGCAGAAGAGGCAGCACTTGAGGGAGCTACTTTAGACGGTGGCTACCACGGTGGAGGCGGTGGCCACTACAATGGAGGAGGCAGCCACCACGGTGGAGGCGGAGGCGGAGGCCACTACAACGGAGGAGGAAGCCACCACGGTGGTGGAGGCGGCGGCTGCCGTCACTACTGCCATGGTAGGTGTTGTTCTGCAGCAGAAGAGGCAACACTCAAGGCCACTGAAGCTAAGCCACAAAACTAG